From the genome of Methanobacterium sp.:
TCGGCGCTTATTCGAAACAGAGATTGCTGAAGCTAACCTGCGTGATATTTCTTATGAAGAATTCTTATTTAATCTTCTTCAAAAAGAAAATGACCTGAGATATGAGAATGGCAGGAAAAACCGGATTAGATTGGCTAACTTTCCCTGTAAAAAATATTTAGAAGATCTGTCCGTAGAATATTTGCCGGAAGATGCCCGTAAAAAACTGAAAACATTAAGTTCATTGGAATTTATTAAGACTGGTCAAAACGTGATACTGGCAGGTAACCCAGGTACGGGGAAGTCCCATATTGCCATAGGTTTGGGAATTAAGGCTTGTATGGAAGGTTACAAAGTGCTTTTCACAACTGTTCCGCTATTGATAAATCAGCTCAAAGAGAGCC
Proteins encoded in this window:
- a CDS encoding ATP-binding protein codes for the protein MTTKKEMTRLITEYCKALRLPSTRRLFETEIAEANLRDISYEEFLFNLLQKENDLRYENGRKNRIRLANFPCKKYLEDLSVEYLPEDARKKLKTLSSLEFIKTGQNVILAGNPGTGKSHIAIGLGIKACMEGYKVLFTTVPLLINQLKESRSAKTLRAYENKFEKYDLVIADELGYISFDKEGSELLFTHLSLRAGRKSTIITTNLSFERWDEIFMDPVMTAAMIDRLTHKSYMINMNGNSYRLKETQDWLNSQK